The genome window GGGAGGAAAATTAGCGTCCCATCGTCAGAGAGTTCTGTCATGGCCAAGGCTCTTTAAAGAATGTTAGTTGCCTTGGTGATCAGGAAGATGGCGACACCCAAGATGGCCACACCGACAGCGGCCGTCGCTCCAAGATCAGCCCATTTCTTCTTGCCGTGTTGGATCTCGTGGTAAACGCCGAAGGCGTGCCACGCTACCCCGGTGAAAATGACGGCGCAGACGATCAGACCCATCAGCGACATGCCGTCAAAGGCGTAGTTCTGCATGGTTTGCATCAGGTTAGAGCCCTCACCTCGAGTCGGAGGTTGGGACTGGGGGAGTGCAGCCATGGACAGTTGTGGAAGAGCAAGCATGCCGATCAGCATGTAGCGTGTTTGTGAAAGCAAATTCATGGTGAGCCTCCAATACGATCAACTGAGTACAAAGGTGGTGAGGATCATGCAAAGCAGCAGGATGCGAACCAAAGAGGTCGAAGCAATCGTCCGGTCAAGGTTGCCGGTGGCCCATCCTCGGTAGCAGCTCCAGACGGCCCAGGCCCCCCACACGAACGTGATAGCCACGGCCACGCCGACGAAAAATAGGTAGCTCGACGAAGCCGGGAAACCACTCGCCGCTTGAAAGGCGGACGCCTGAGCGCCGTTCATGCTCATGGCTTGCGACCTTCGGTGGTGTATTGGCCCGAAAGCTCGGCTGGATCCCGAGGTTGGGCTCGGCTTGGCGTCAGGTAGCCCTCCAAGCCATGGCGGATGCGGGCGATGTCACCCGCCAAGCGCTGGTAATCGAAGAAGTACCGTTTGCCCGGCTCGTCTGCTACTTGAGCGCTACGACGTGCTGTGTCCTCCAAGGCATTCAACTGGCGGATCATGACGTCCAGGTTGGCCTGTTCGGAGGCAGAAGCAGCTACCGCTTGGGAGGTAGACAGAATGATCCCGAAAAGCGAGATCAGTCCTGTCAATACGAATCGGCATGTAAGGGCGGGTAGACGCAGTGTCTGGATCACGGCTAGGCTCAAGTCATTCCTGTTGCCGTCAGCTTGCCGTGATCACACTATAGTCGCCGCAAGAAAACCATATTCCGGGCCGTTAGGATTTCTTCGTACGGTAACTGCACCCTCAGTCTCGGTGGATCGAGCGTTTGAAGAAAAGAAGATAGCCGGTGGGCAAGGCAATGCCGTATGCCCAGCCCTGGGCATTTTGATTGCCAATCTGGACTTCGCCCCTGACTACGGGTTGAACGCTGATCAGTTCCCAACCCTCTTGGCCTAGCTGAGCAAGGTGCTGCTGGTGTTCCGGATCCTGCAGGAAACCTTGAATGTCAGGTTCGGTAGAGGGCTCTTCGGACTTGAACATGAAGAGTTTTTTGGTTCGGACGAGATAGTTCAGCGGGGCGAATTCGGTATGGTATTCAAATGCCTGGCGACTCATGGCGACATCCTTCATGTGTGGAGCTGCCAGGTTTTCAGTATTGAGGATGTGCAATCAACCGGAAATGGTCTGCCACTAGGCTTGTGATTTCTGATGTTGTGCTGGAGAGGTCCGAGCATCCACGTAACGCTGCATGATGGATAACACCATCGAATTTAATGCCAGTATCTTCATTGCCCGCGTCACGGCCACATACAGCAAATTCAGCTCATCGTCTTTACGACCCTGATCGATATCGGGGGACAGAGGGTCAGCGCTAAAGTCGTCATACAGGCTGACAAAGTCCCACTCTAACCCCTTGGCTTTATGCCCTGTCGTCAGTGTGATCGTGGCATCCAACTCGTTGTCTACTGACCGAGAGCGTAGTGTCTGGATGCGCTGAGGCAGATCGGGATAGGCAGCGATGATCTTGATCGATCGCAGCATCTCCGAGTCTTGGCTCACCTCGGCAATTTCAACGTATTGCGAGAAATCCCGGTAATCGCGCAGTAACTTACGGTTTTGCACGGATTGGTTTTGGTTGCGGCTGAACAGATACAAGTCTTCCAGGTCGCGTAATGAATAACTGTCGATGCCACCTACCCAATAGATCTTAGGCTTGCTCGCTACCAAACTAAGCGCGTTCTCTATGACGCCGGTAACCGTGCGATGGATGTATGTGCGATGCGGTAGGTCTTCAGGAAGCGCACGTTTAACCTGGGTTATGGGGCCTAACCCTTGCAGCTTTCGAGTTTCACCCTTGTAAAAAAGGATGATGTTGGCCACATGCGCGACTGCTGGACCGAAGCGAAAGCTCTGGGTCAGGTAGTGGCGCTCTGCATCGGCCATCCAATCGCTGTTGAGAGCGTCTTCGGCACCACGGAAACGGTAAATCTGCTGGTGAGGGTCGCCGACGGTGACTTTGCAGATGCGCTGTATCCTTACCAAGTCGGCAATGACCGGGTTCACGTCTTGACCTTCATCGAGCAGAATCGCCTTAAATCGCTGGCTCAGGTCAGGTTTACTCAACTGATACAGCTTTAAATATCCATCGTGGGTGATCAACATTCCCGTGTCCTGCAGGTCGATCATCCGGTTCCAGATAATTCTGGCGACACCCAGTGCACTGTCCAGAAATCGTTCCTGCGCGCTGGTGAGCATTCGTTGACCCTGAAACCTGGGAAAGTGTCCGCGGCCGAGCTCGTTATCGGCGC of Pseudomonas fluorescens contains these proteins:
- a CDS encoding integrative conjugative element protein, RAQPRD family — translated: MTGLISLFGIILSTSQAVAASASEQANLDVMIRQLNALEDTARRSAQVADEPGKRYFFDYQRLAGDIARIRHGLEGYLTPSRAQPRDPAELSGQYTTEGRKP
- a CDS encoding TIGR03758 family integrating conjugative element protein, which codes for MSMNGAQASAFQAASGFPASSSYLFFVGVAVAITFVWGAWAVWSCYRGWATGNLDRTIASTSLVRILLLCMILTTFVLS
- a CDS encoding TIGR03745 family integrating conjugative element membrane protein → MNLLSQTRYMLIGMLALPQLSMAALPQSQPPTRGEGSNLMQTMQNYAFDGMSLMGLIVCAVIFTGVAWHAFGVYHEIQHGKKKWADLGATAAVGVAILGVAIFLITKATNIL
- a CDS encoding UvrD-helicase domain-containing protein is translated as MQWTQEQQPIVDSTAEKLLVQAFAGTGKTTTLVGYATHHASVKMLYLCYNKPVELAAKGRFPRNVVCKTAHGLAYAVYGSQYAAKQTNNLRLTDIARAINTQDWELVRDVLSTLNNFMASADNELGRGHFPRFQGQRMLTSAQERFLDSALGVARIIWNRMIDLQDTGMLITHDGYLKLYQLSKPDLSQRFKAILLDEGQDVNPVIADLVRIQRICKVTVGDPHQQIYRFRGAEDALNSDWMADAERHYLTQSFRFGPAVAHVANIILFYKGETRKLQGLGPITQVKRALPEDLPHRTYIHRTVTGVIENALSLVASKPKIYWVGGIDSYSLRDLEDLYLFSRNQNQSVQNRKLLRDYRDFSQYVEIAEVSQDSEMLRSIKIIAAYPDLPQRIQTLRSRSVDNELDATITLTTGHKAKGLEWDFVSLYDDFSADPLSPDIDQGRKDDELNLLYVAVTRAMKILALNSMVLSIMQRYVDARTSPAQHQKSQA